One region of Rhodocaloribacter litoris genomic DNA includes:
- a CDS encoding cytochrome c maturation protein CcmE produces MNKKTIIGLVLLIGFTSVLFLNFGQQVGGYMDFARAAETGSKAHVVGQWVKEQPATYDPAANVFSFYMRDELGNVRQVRYANPKPANFEDAERLVIDGYAQGDVFVAENILVKCPSKYNDARGLQTTVE; encoded by the coding sequence ATGAACAAGAAGACGATCATCGGCCTGGTCCTCCTCATCGGCTTCACCTCGGTGCTCTTTCTGAACTTCGGCCAGCAGGTCGGCGGGTACATGGACTTTGCCCGGGCGGCCGAGACCGGCTCGAAGGCGCATGTGGTCGGACAGTGGGTCAAAGAGCAGCCGGCCACCTATGACCCCGCCGCCAACGTGTTCTCGTTCTACATGCGCGACGAACTGGGCAACGTGCGGCAGGTGCGCTATGCGAACCCGAAGCCCGCCAACTTCGAGGACGCCGAGCGCCTGGTGATCGACGGCTACGCACAGGGCGACGTGTTCGTGGCGGAGAACATCCTGGTGAAGTGCCCCTCGAAGTACAACGACGCCCGGGGCCTGCAAACCACCGTCGAGTGA